The Winogradskyella schleiferi genome has a window encoding:
- a CDS encoding response regulator, translating to MNPNLLLVDDDEDDRMFFQEAIKEIDRGIHFVSLKNGHEALNYLEACASLPDAIFLDINMPIVDGYKCLKQLRSNTNYDGIVVFMYSTSYIPETAIKLQNAGADFYIRKPISFNELKQLIEKALNLLPQVALENKNDNNFFITNEK from the coding sequence TTGAATCCCAATCTGTTATTAGTAGATGACGATGAAGACGATAGAATGTTCTTCCAAGAGGCTATTAAAGAAATTGATAGAGGTATTCATTTTGTTAGCCTTAAGAATGGGCACGAAGCTTTAAATTATTTAGAGGCTTGCGCTTCTTTGCCAGATGCCATATTCCTAGATATTAATATGCCAATTGTAGATGGGTACAAATGTTTAAAGCAACTTAGGTCTAATACCAATTATGACGGTATTGTGGTTTTTATGTACTCCACGTCTTATATTCCGGAAACAGCCATTAAATTACAAAATGCAGGTGCTGATTTTTACATTCGGAAACCTATAAGTTTTAACGAACTTAAACAACTTATTGAAAAAGCATTAAACCTATTACCTCAGGTCGCATTAGAAAATAAAAACGACA